The sequence TGCTCTCGCGGGCCTTGTGCATATCGGCCAAAATGGTTTTGCGCACAGTAGACACGCGCTTTCCTGACAACTGCTGATTCAAGACGGCTGCCGCTTGTTCCAGCTCACTGGCATTGTATTCGCGGGTTAATTCAAACACCCGGTTCTCAACTTCACCATTGGTGGTCACCAGTACCGCCAGTACTTTATAACCCGAAAGTTTGATGAACTCGATGCGATGAATCTCCTGACTGGCGCGTTTGGGCAAAGTCACCACACCGGCCATGTGGGTCAGGCCAGACAATGCGGTGGAAGCCGAAGCGATCAAATCATTGCGGCTGCCGGCCTGATTCAGCTGTGAAGACAGAGTTTGTATGATCTTTGGTTTGGGGTCACGGATGCGTATGAGATTATCCACAAACAATCGCATGCCTTTATCGGTCGGGATGCGTCCAGCCGAGGTATGCGGTGAGACAATAAATCCCAATTCTTCCAGATCCGCCATCACATTGCGCACCGTCGCCGGACTCAGATCAAGACCCGAGGTTTTTGACAAGGTGCGTGACCCTACCGGTTGACCATCGGTAATATAGCGCTCGATCATTGCCTTTAATAGGCGTTTGGCGCGTTCATTCAGTTCAGTTTTTTGAATTTCTTTTGTCACAATGCAGAAAAAGTACCATGGTGTGCCGGACTGTCAAGCGATTGCTCGCACAAGGCCTTAAGGGGTAACTATAATAGCGGCATGAACAAGACACCCCAAGCAATCGATTTTAAACATGTGGCCCTGATCACCAATCAACACAAAGAATTGGCCGCTTCGACCCAGGATCGGG is a genomic window of Gammaproteobacteria bacterium containing:
- the hrcA gene encoding heat-inducible transcription repressor HrcA, which gives rise to MTKEIQKTELNERAKRLLKAMIERYITDGQPVGSRTLSKTSGLDLSPATVRNVMADLEELGFIVSPHTSAGRIPTDKGMRLFVDNLIRIRDPKPKIIQTLSSQLNQAGSRNDLIASASTALSGLTHMAGVVTLPKRASQEIHRIEFIKLSGYKVLAVLVTTNGEVENRVFELTREYNASELEQAAAVLNQQLSGKRVSTVRKTILADMHKARESMNAMMQDAIDLAEQLFTEPQQSSGLVMAGQVNLMEFAELSNVDKLRTLFEAFNQQRDILHLLDQCLGADGVRIYIGQESGYDMFDGLSLVTSPYAVDDEVIGVLGVIGPSRMAYSKVIPIVDLTAKLLGSALNSTLSPS